The DNA sequence AGGATCAGCAGCTTGGGGCCGTTGAGCAGGGCGCGAGCGATAGCCAGCATCTGCTGTTCGCCGCCGGAAAGGGCGAAACCGCCGTTGCGGCGCCGTTCCTTCAGCCGCGGGAACATGCTGTACACGTCTTCCAGCTGCCAGCGGCTGTCCTTGCGTACGGCAATCCTCAGGTTTTCCTCCACGCTGAGCTGGCGAAAGATGCCGCGGTGCTCCGGCACCAGGGCAATGCCGAGCCGCGCGATATCGAAGATTTCGCGGCCGACCAGCTGCTGGCCGTTGAAGCTGATCTGCCCCTGTCGTGGGCGGACGATGCCGAGGATGCTGCGTAGGGTGGTGGTCTTGCCGGCGCCGTTGCGCCCCAGCAAGGTCACCAGTTCGCCAGCCTCGACCTTGAGCGAGACGCCTTCGAGCACATGGCTCTTGTCATAGTAGGAGTGGATCGAATCGACTTTGAGCATCAGGCGGCCTCTCCAAGGTAGGCGGTGCGGACACGCTCGTCGTTGCGCACCTGTTCAGGGGTACCCTCGACCAGGATCTGGCCGTGGCTCATCACTGTGATGCGCTGGCTGATTGACATGACGATGCTCATGTTGTGCTCGATCAGCAGCACGGTGTGGTCGCGGCCGAGGTCGCTGATCAGGTTGGTCATCACCGGGATGTCGTCGATGCCCATGCCCGAAGTGGGCTCGTCGAGCATCAGCAACGTCGGTTTGGCGCAGATCGACATGCCCACCTCCAGCACCCGTTGCTGGCCGTGCGACAACTCGCCGGCCAGGGTCTCGGCGCGGGCGGTCAGCTTCAGGCGCTCCAGCACCTGGTCGGCAGTGTCCCAGTGGCTGCGCTTGTGCTCGACGCTGCGCCAGAAGTTCAGCGCACCCAGACCATCGCGCCCCTGGGCGGCCAGGCGCAGGTTCTCGCGCACCGACAGGTTCTGGAACAGGCTGGTGAGCTGGAACGAACGGGCCATACCCAGCGCCACGCGCCCGTGGGACGGTTTGCGGATGATGTCCTGGCCGTTGAACAGGATCTTGCCCGCGGTGGCCTGGCGCTCGCCGGTCAGGCAGTGGAACAGGCTGGTCTTGCCGGCGCCGTTGGGGCCGATGATGGTGTGGATTGAGCCGGCGCTGACCTTGAGGTCGACGCCTGCAACCGCCTTGAACGGCCCGTAGGCCAGCTCCAGCTGGCGGGTTTCCAGAAGGTAGTCGCTCATCACAGGGTCTCCTTGGTCTTGGCCTGGGGTTTGTCATTGGCGTTGCGGGTAGCCAGCAGGCGCTTGCCCAGTCCGGCGAGGCCGCCCCACAGGCCACCGCGCATGAACACCACCACCAGGATCAGGATCACCCCCAGCAGCATCAGCCAGCGCGGCCACAGCTCCGACAGCACATCACCCAGCAACACGATGGCGCCGGCCCCCAGCAGCGAGCCGAACAGCGAGCCGGTGCCACCGACGATGGTCATGATCAGGATGTTCTCGCTCATCATCAGGTCGATGTTCGACAGTGGCGCAAAGTGCAGCAGCATGGCGTACAGCGCCCCGGCGATACCGGTGATGGCACCCGACAGCATGAACACCAGGATCTTGAAGTGGCGGGTGTCGTAGCCGATGGCTGCGGCGCGGGTCTCGTTTTCGCGGATGGCCAGCAGGGTACTGCCGAACGGTGAGCGGATCACCCGCAGGGCGCCGGCAAAGATCAGCAGGAACAGCACCGCAACGAACACATAGAAATGCCGTGGGTCGGCCAGGTCGAATAGCACATGGCCGGCGATTTCGATGTTGGGCCGGGGCACATCGAGCAGGCCGTTGTCACCGCCGGTCCAGCCGCTGAGGGTGTAGGCCAGGAAGTAGGCCATCTGGCTGAAGGCCAGGGTCAGCATGACGAAGTAGATACCCGTGCGGCGGATCGCCAGGGCACCTACCAGCAGCGCCAGGAAGGCACCGAACACGGCTGCGCCAAGCAGCGCGGCGAACATGCCCCACTGCAGGTGGATCATCAGCAACGCCGCGCCATAGGCGCCCACGCCAAAGAAGATGCCCTGGCCGAACGACAGCAGGCCGGTGTAGCCGAGCAGCAGGTTGCAGGCCAGCGCCGCCAGGGCAAAGATCAGGATCTCGGTGGCCAGGGTGGCAGATGGAAGCAGCAGCGGCAGCGCCACCAGGCTGGCGACCACCAGCAACAACAGGGCCGGGGCGCGGCCCTTGGCGACCGGCAATGGGTTTTTCTCGCTCATCTCAGGCTCTCCCGAACAGGCCATAGGGACGGACCAGGATCACGGCGGCCATGGCGCCGTAGATCATCAGGCTGGCGCCTTGCGGCCAGAGACTGGTCATCATGCTTTGCACCACACCCACCAGCAGGCCGCCGACCAGTGCACCGCCGAACGAGCCCATGCCGCCGATCACCACCACCACGAAGGCGATGCCGAGGATTTCCGGGCCGACGAAGGGCTGGGCGCCACGCAGCGGTGCGAATAGCACGCCCGCCACGCCGGCCAGGCCCACGCCCAGGGCGAAGGTCAGGGAGAACAGGCGGAAGATGTTGGTGCCCAGCAGCGACACGGTTTCGGTGCTTTCGCTGCCGGCCCGGACCAGGGCGCCGAAGCGGGTGCGCTCCAGCAGCAGCCACAGGCCAAGGCCGATCAGTGCGGCGAAAGCGATCAGGAACAGCCGGTAGTAGGGGTAGATGAAGTCACCGACGATCAGCACCCCGCGCAGCTCCGGCGGCACCGCGATGTTCTTGCCCACCGGGCCCCAGATCAGTACCGAGGCTTCCTGGATGATCAGCGCGATACCAAGGGTGACGAGGATCTGGAACGTGTGCGGCAGGTGGTAGATGCGCTTGATCAGCAGCCGCTCGACCGCCCAGGCCAGCGCCGCCACCACCAGTGGTGCGATCAGCAGGGCAAGCCAGAAGCTGCCGGTAATGGCCACGGCGGTATAGCACAGGTAGGCGCCCAGCAAGAAAAACGCGCCGTGGGCGAAGTTGACGAAGTTGAGCAGGCCGAAAATGATCGTCAGGCCCACGGCGATGAGGAAGTAGATCATCCCCAGGCCCAGGCCGTTGAGCAGTTGGAACAGGTACAAATCGAGCATGAACGTGCCCTCGACAGCGCGCGGTGCGGCTGCCTGTACGAGTGGGTGTGACTGACGCCGCGGCTTCAGGCCAGGGCGCAACCGGTGTGGTCGACTTCGACGAACGAGCGACCCGAGCTGATGACTTCGGCCAGGTCGTCCTCGTCGCGCATCTGCCCCTGGGGCTTGCCGCGCAGCAGGTAGTAGTCCTTGAGCACCTGGTGGTCGCCCGGACGGATAAGTTCATCACCCGTCGGGCCCTGGAAGCGCATGCCCTGCAGTGCCGCGGACACGGCCGCGCCATCCAGGCTGCCGGCCTTGATGATGGCCTCGAGCATGACCTTGGTGCCGATGTAGTCGGCCGCCAGCGGGTAGTTGGGGTTGATGCCATAGGCCTTGCGGGTGGCGGCGACCAGCTGTTTGTTCAGTGGGGTATCGACCTGGTGCCAGTACTGCGCGCCTAGGTACACGCCTTCGAGCACGTCGCTGCCCAGCTCCTGGAACTGATCGAGGCCGGCGGACCACACCATCAGCACTTTCATGCGCTCCTTGATACCGAAGTTCACTGCCTGGCGCAGGGCGTTGGACGCCTGGCTGCCGAAGTTGAGCAGCACCAGCACGTCGGGCTTGGCGGCGATGGCGTTGGTCAGGTAGCCGGAAAATTCCTGCTCCTGCAGCGAGTGGTAGCTGTTGCCGATGTGTTCCACGCCGAGCTCGGCAAACACCTTGCGGGCATTGTCCAGCAGGGCATCGCCGAACACGTACTGCGGGGTGATGGTGTACCAGCGCTTGGCCTGGGGCAGTTGGCGGATCATCGGCACCAGCGTTTCGCGGATGGCGCCGTAGGTGGGCACCGACCAGCGGAAGGTCGAGGCATTGCAGTCCTTGCCGGTAATCTCGTCGGCGCCGACCGGGGTCATGAATATGCCGCCGGCCTTGTGGATTTCCTTCGACACCGCCAGTGCCGAGGACGACAGGGTGCAGCCCTGGAAGAAGCGTGCGCCATCCTGGCCGATGGCTTCCTGCACCTTGCGCACCGCCTTGCCGGCGTTGCCTTCAGTGTCGATGACCTTGTACTTGAGCGGGTGGCCAAGCAGTTGCGGGTGTTCGGCGATAGCCAGGCGCGAGCCCATGTCGGCGTACTTGCCGTAGCTGGCGAAGGCGCCAGACATGGACTTGAGCCCATAGAAGGTCAACGGTTGGTCGGCGAATGCCCGGTGCGACCCCAGGGGGAGGCTACCTAAGGCACCCAGGGCAAGGCCTGCCTTGAGCAGGGTACGTCTTTGCATGAGTAACTCCTTGGTTGTGGTTATTAGGCAGGAGTAGCAATGACAAAGCGGGTACGGCCGGGCCTGTGTGCAGGCCTCTTTCCAGGTGGATCAGTGGTGGTGTTCGAACTCCAGCAGGAAGTTGCGGGCAACCTCGCCTTCCAGCGCGGTCATGTGGTGTTCGGCGTCGCACATGTGATCGTGCATCAGCCGGCGTACGGCAGGCTCGTCGCTGGCGCGCAGGGCGGTGAGCAATTGCTTGTGGTAGGCGATGTTGGCGGCGGCGAACTGCTGGCGCTTGGGCAGGTAGGCCTTTTTCAGCACCACCAGGTCGCGCAGCAGGTCATTGAGGAACACCGCCATGAAACGCAGCAATGGGTTGGAGCAGCGGTCGGCCAGCAGGGTGTGGAACTCCAGCTCGGCCAGGCGCTGTTCGCGCTGTCCTTCCTCGCTGTCCTCCGGTGCGCTGCAGAAGTCGATGTTGGCCTGCAGTGCGGCGTAGTCGGCTTCGCTCAGCTTGCCCATCACCGACACCGCCAGCTCCACCTCGATGACCTTGCGCAGCTGGTACACCTGCTCGCCGTCCAGGTGCTGGAAGTGCAGGTAGTTGCGCAGCGCGCGGCTGGCAGGTTCGGTGCCCACTTCGTTGAGGTAGGCACCGCCGCTCGGGCCGGTGCGGGTGCTGACCAGGCCCTCGACCTCCAGGGCCTTGAGCGCTTCGCGGGCGGTACCCTTGGAGCATTCGAAATGCTCCATCAGCTCGCGCTCGGTGGGCAGGCGGTCGCCGGGGTGCAGCGCTTCGGTGACGATCGAGCGCTTTACCGATTCGACAATCACGTCGGACAGCTTCTGGCGCTTGCGTTTGGGTTTGAGCATTTCGCTATTTTTCATATTTATGCGGATAAATAGGATTTAGCGAGTTTTGCCGGGGTGGGTCAATGCTGGTGGCGGGGGAGGGGTCGCAAATGGTGCGAAAGGGTCGGGGAGGGATAAGTGAAGAGGCGATCAACCGCGCAACCTGTGGGAGCGGGTTTGCCCGCGAATGCTGCAGTGAAGCCAGCGACGCATTCGCGGATGAACCCGCTTCCACAGGCTACCGTGTTCAGTTCTGGCGGCCGGGCCCCTGCTGCAGGTGCGCCTGGCTGCAATACCACTCGTTGCCCTGCTGCAGCGCCCGGTCATTGGGCAGGTGCACACCACAATGGGCGCAGCGCACCATCTTCAGTGGCGCATCCAGCTTGGCCTCGGGGCGTGACTGCTGGCTGACTTTGAATTTGCGCCACAGCCAGAACGCGGCGGCGATCAGGGCGATCCAGAAAAGTAGGCGAACCATGGTGTCCAGCTTGTCGGTTGAAGAAGTCGACAGTCTAGGACGCGGCCAATAAAAAAGGGAGGCCCAAGGCCTCCCTTTCACCTACCGCAGCAGATCAGTCGAACAGACCAAAGGTCATGTAGCTGAACCAGGAGCGGTCTTGCTCGGCTTCCTTCGGCCCTTCCGGCACGATCGGGTCGCCGTTCTCGTCCTTCGGCAGCAGCTCTTCCGGCATCTCGTCGCGCGCGTCCTGGAACTGCTTGACCACGTCCTGGTTGGCGCGGGTTTCGCCCGGCGGCAGCGGGGTTTCGGTTTCGATCAGGCCCAGGGTGGCCTTGGACAGCCAGCCACGGCCGTCAGACTCGGTCTGCTTGGGCTGGAACTCACCATCCGCCAGGCTCGGGTGGTCCGGGTAGTTGAGCTTGAGGGTTTCCAGGCTGGTGGCCGCCAGTTCGTCCAGGTGCATCTTCTGGTACGACTCGACCATCACCGCCAGGCCATCACCGACCGACGGGGTTTCCTGGAAGTTTTCCACCACGTAGCGGCCACGGTTGGCTGCGGCCACATAGGCCTGGCGGCTCAGGTAGTAGTCGGCCACATGGATTTCATACGCGGCCAGCAGGTTGCGCAGGTAGATCATGCGCTGCTTGGCATCAGGCGCGTAGCGGCTGTTGGGGAAACGGCTGGTCAGCTGGGCGAACTCGTTGTACGAGTCGCGCGCGGCACCCGGGTCACGCTTGGTCATGTCCAGCGGCAGGAAGCGCGCCAGCAGGCCACGGTCCTGGTCGAACGAGGTCAGGCCCTTGAGGTAGTAGGCATAGTCGACGTTCGGGTGCTGCGGGTGCAGGCGGATGAAGCGCTCGGCGGCCGACTTGGCAGCCTCGGGCTCCGAGTTCTTGTAGTTGGCGTAGATCAGCTCGAGCTGCGCCTGGTCGGCATAACGGCCGAACGGGTAGCGCGACTCCAGGGCCTTGAGCTTGTTCACGGCGCTGGTGTAGCTGGAGTTGTCCAGGTCAGCCTGCGCCTGCTGGTACAGCTCGGCCTCGCTGAGGTTCTCGTCAATGACTTCCTTATTCGAGGAACAGGCCGCGGTGAGCCCGAGGATGGCGATCAGCAGCAGGTGTTTCACTTGCATGGCGGCTTGCGTCCCTTTGACGGCCGCTGTCTTGGGCGGTGCCGTCCTGTTATGATGAGCGCCCCGGCCAACCCCGGGACAAAAGAAGCCGTATTTAACCACAAGCTCGCAGCCGAAACCAAAGGCTGTGCGCCCGCCGAATCGAGCATGTCCGAGATCATTCAACTTAGCGCAGAGGTGCCGTCCGAACTGGGCGGTCAACGCCTCGACCAGGTCGCCGCCCAATTGTTCGCCGAGTACTCGCGTTCGCGGCTAACTTCGTGGATCAAAGAAGGCCGCCTGACGGTCGATGGCGCGGTAGTGCGCCCTCGCGACCTCGTCCATGGTGGCTCGCAGCTTATCCTGGAGGCCGAGCAAGAGGCCCAGGGTGAGTGGGTCGCAGAAGATATCGAACTGGATATCGTCTACGAGGACGACCACATCATGGTGATCAACAAGCCTGCCGGGCTGGTTGTGCACCCAGCCGCCGGGCATGCCAGTGGCACCCTGCTCAATGCCTTGCTGCACCACGTGCCGGATATCGTCAACGTACCGCGCGCCGGTATTGTTCATCGCCTGGACAAGGACACCACCGGCCTGATGGTGGTGGCCAAGACCTTGCAGGCGCAGACCCGGCTGGTCGAGCAGATGCAGGCGCGCAAGGTCAGCCGCATCTACGAGTGCATCGTGATTGGCGTGGTGACAGCTGGTGGCAAGATCGATGCCCCGATCGGTCGCCATGGCGGCATGCGTCAGCGCATGGCGGTCACCGACGGCGGCAAGCCGGCGGTCAGCCACTACCGTGTGCTCAAGCGCTTCCGCTCGCACACCCACGTGCGGGTCAAGCTGGAAACCGGCCGTACCCATCAGATTCGCGTGCATATGGCGCATGTCGGTTTCCCGCTGGTCGGCGACCAGACCTACGGTGGCCGCTTCCGGATTCCACCGGCGGCCAGCCCGACCATGGTCGAGGCAGTGAAAACCTTCCCGCGTCAGGCACTGCATGCACGCTTCCTCGCGTTGGCCCACCCGATTACCGGTGAAGTCATGAAGTGGGAATCGCCACTGCCGGACGACTTCGTCTGGTTGCTGTCGCTGCTGAACCAGGACCGCGAGAGCTTTATCGGATGAGTGGCCTGACGCAGACGCTGCTGTACCCCGACTGGCCGGCCCCGGCCTCGGTGCGCGCCTGCGTCACCACTCGCCAGGGCGGCGTCAGCCTGCCGCCCTATGAAACCTTCAACCTTGGCGACCACGTTGGCGATGACCCGGCAGCGGTGGCCGAGAACCGTCGCCGCCTGAGCGACGCATTCGCCATTCAGCCGGCCTGGCTCAAGCAGGTACATGGGCTGGTGGTGGCGGATGCCGACCCGGCGATGGTGGCCGAAGCTGACGCCAGCTGGACCGACCAGCCTGGCATTGCCTGTGCCGTGATGACTGCCGACTGCCTGCCCGCGCTGTTCTGCGACCGGGCGGGTACCCGCGTGGCGGCGGCGCATGCTGGCTGGCGCGGGCTGGCCGGTGGTGTGCTGGAGGCCACGCTTGACCGTTTGGCAGTGGCCCCGGAAGAGGTGCTGGTGTGGTTGGGGCCGGCAATTGGCCCCCAGGCATTCGAAGTCGGGCTGGAAGTGCGTGATGCGTTTACTGCCGTTCATCCTGAAGCGGCCCGGGCGTTTGTCGACGGCGAACGGCCAGGCAAGCTGATGGCTGACATCTACGAACTGGCGCGCATTCGCCTGGCTGCCCGTGGGGTGACTGCCGTTTATGGCGGTGGCTGGTGCACGGTCAGCGATGAGCGCTTCTTCTCCTATCGCCGTACCCCGCAGGGGGGGCGGTTTGCTTCGCTGGTGTGGCTGGAGCCGCGCTGACCTGCACCGGCCTCTTCGCGGGTGAACCCGCTCCCACAGGATAATCACAGTCTCTGAGAGCAGTGCAGTACTTTTGGGAGCGGGTTCACCC is a window from the Pseudomonas anuradhapurensis genome containing:
- the pgeF gene encoding peptidoglycan editing factor PgeF, which translates into the protein MSGLTQTLLYPDWPAPASVRACVTTRQGGVSLPPYETFNLGDHVGDDPAAVAENRRRLSDAFAIQPAWLKQVHGLVVADADPAMVAEADASWTDQPGIACAVMTADCLPALFCDRAGTRVAAAHAGWRGLAGGVLEATLDRLAVAPEEVLVWLGPAIGPQAFEVGLEVRDAFTAVHPEAARAFVDGERPGKLMADIYELARIRLAARGVTAVYGGGWCTVSDERFFSYRRTPQGGRFASLVWLEPR
- the rluD gene encoding 23S rRNA pseudouridine(1911/1915/1917) synthase RluD; this encodes MSEIIQLSAEVPSELGGQRLDQVAAQLFAEYSRSRLTSWIKEGRLTVDGAVVRPRDLVHGGSQLILEAEQEAQGEWVAEDIELDIVYEDDHIMVINKPAGLVVHPAAGHASGTLLNALLHHVPDIVNVPRAGIVHRLDKDTTGLMVVAKTLQAQTRLVEQMQARKVSRIYECIVIGVVTAGGKIDAPIGRHGGMRQRMAVTDGGKPAVSHYRVLKRFRSHTHVRVKLETGRTHQIRVHMAHVGFPLVGDQTYGGRFRIPPAASPTMVEAVKTFPRQALHARFLALAHPITGEVMKWESPLPDDFVWLLSLLNQDRESFIG
- a CDS encoding PP0621 family protein — protein: MVRLLFWIALIAAAFWLWRKFKVSQQSRPEAKLDAPLKMVRCAHCGVHLPNDRALQQGNEWYCSQAHLQQGPGRQN
- a CDS encoding ABC transporter ATP-binding protein, producing MSDYLLETRQLELAYGPFKAVAGVDLKVSAGSIHTIIGPNGAGKTSLFHCLTGERQATAGKILFNGQDIIRKPSHGRVALGMARSFQLTSLFQNLSVRENLRLAAQGRDGLGALNFWRSVEHKRSHWDTADQVLERLKLTARAETLAGELSHGQQRVLEVGMSICAKPTLLMLDEPTSGMGIDDIPVMTNLISDLGRDHTVLLIEHNMSIVMSISQRITVMSHGQILVEGTPEQVRNDERVRTAYLGEAA
- a CDS encoding outer membrane protein assembly factor BamD — translated: MQVKHLLLIAILGLTAACSSNKEVIDENLSEAELYQQAQADLDNSSYTSAVNKLKALESRYPFGRYADQAQLELIYANYKNSEPEAAKSAAERFIRLHPQHPNVDYAYYLKGLTSFDQDRGLLARFLPLDMTKRDPGAARDSYNEFAQLTSRFPNSRYAPDAKQRMIYLRNLLAAYEIHVADYYLSRQAYVAAANRGRYVVENFQETPSVGDGLAVMVESYQKMHLDELAATSLETLKLNYPDHPSLADGEFQPKQTESDGRGWLSKATLGLIETETPLPPGETRANQDVVKQFQDARDEMPEELLPKDENGDPIVPEGPKEAEQDRSWFSYMTFGLFD
- a CDS encoding branched-chain amino acid ABC transporter permease, which translates into the protein MLDLYLFQLLNGLGLGMIYFLIAVGLTIIFGLLNFVNFAHGAFFLLGAYLCYTAVAITGSFWLALLIAPLVVAALAWAVERLLIKRIYHLPHTFQILVTLGIALIIQEASVLIWGPVGKNIAVPPELRGVLIVGDFIYPYYRLFLIAFAALIGLGLWLLLERTRFGALVRAGSESTETVSLLGTNIFRLFSLTFALGVGLAGVAGVLFAPLRGAQPFVGPEILGIAFVVVVIGGMGSFGGALVGGLLVGVVQSMMTSLWPQGASLMIYGAMAAVILVRPYGLFGRA
- a CDS encoding ABC transporter substrate-binding protein, which encodes MQRRTLLKAGLALGALGSLPLGSHRAFADQPLTFYGLKSMSGAFASYGKYADMGSRLAIAEHPQLLGHPLKYKVIDTEGNAGKAVRKVQEAIGQDGARFFQGCTLSSSALAVSKEIHKAGGIFMTPVGADEITGKDCNASTFRWSVPTYGAIRETLVPMIRQLPQAKRWYTITPQYVFGDALLDNARKVFAELGVEHIGNSYHSLQEQEFSGYLTNAIAAKPDVLVLLNFGSQASNALRQAVNFGIKERMKVLMVWSAGLDQFQELGSDVLEGVYLGAQYWHQVDTPLNKQLVAATRKAYGINPNYPLAADYIGTKVMLEAIIKAGSLDGAAVSAALQGMRFQGPTGDELIRPGDHQVLKDYYLLRGKPQGQMRDEDDLAEVISSGRSFVEVDHTGCALA
- a CDS encoding ABC transporter ATP-binding protein — protein: MLKVDSIHSYYDKSHVLEGVSLKVEAGELVTLLGRNGAGKTTTLRSILGIVRPRQGQISFNGQQLVGREIFDIARLGIALVPEHRGIFRQLSVEENLRIAVRKDSRWQLEDVYSMFPRLKERRRNGGFALSGGEQQMLAIARALLNGPKLLILDEPTEGLAPVIVDELVKILRRIKDEGLSILLVEQNLMVCDALADRHYVLEQGRVAYQGSAAQFREDPSIKNRYLALSA
- a CDS encoding FadR/GntR family transcriptional regulator encodes the protein MLKPKRKRQKLSDVIVESVKRSIVTEALHPGDRLPTERELMEHFECSKGTAREALKALEVEGLVSTRTGPSGGAYLNEVGTEPASRALRNYLHFQHLDGEQVYQLRKVIEVELAVSVMGKLSEADYAALQANIDFCSAPEDSEEGQREQRLAELEFHTLLADRCSNPLLRFMAVFLNDLLRDLVVLKKAYLPKRQQFAAANIAYHKQLLTALRASDEPAVRRLMHDHMCDAEHHMTALEGEVARNFLLEFEHHH
- a CDS encoding branched-chain amino acid ABC transporter permease; this translates as MSEKNPLPVAKGRAPALLLLVVASLVALPLLLPSATLATEILIFALAALACNLLLGYTGLLSFGQGIFFGVGAYGAALLMIHLQWGMFAALLGAAVFGAFLALLVGALAIRRTGIYFVMLTLAFSQMAYFLAYTLSGWTGGDNGLLDVPRPNIEIAGHVLFDLADPRHFYVFVAVLFLLIFAGALRVIRSPFGSTLLAIRENETRAAAIGYDTRHFKILVFMLSGAITGIAGALYAMLLHFAPLSNIDLMMSENILIMTIVGGTGSLFGSLLGAGAIVLLGDVLSELWPRWLMLLGVILILVVVFMRGGLWGGLAGLGKRLLATRNANDKPQAKTKETL